The Impatiens glandulifera chromosome 3, dImpGla2.1, whole genome shotgun sequence genome contains a region encoding:
- the LOC124932950 gene encoding uncharacterized protein LOC124932950, protein MVLTRTSIISNTKKFFKRKLQSFKIFISGGYQRLPKTYHFNPFFCGCNSSNTNNVINHVFYSDFNIQNKDTDKANETEREDDQRKEIIPSNINNRPKKGLSCSRSVRERRACMVGNKLIRELEIVEKRSSVEHRLDVEEVLHYYSRLTCPAYRDIVDQFLINLYEDISDEQNPSSG, encoded by the coding sequence ATGGTGCTAACTAGAACCTCCATAATTTCCAACACAAAGAAGTTCTTCAAAAGAAAATTGCAAAGCTTCAAGATCTTCATCTCCGGTGGATACCAAAGGCTTCCTAAAACCTATCATTTCAACCCCTTTTTTTGCGGCTGCAACTCATCCAACACCAACAATGTCATTAATCACGTGTTCTACTCCGATTTCAACATACAAAACAAAGACACTGACAAAGCAAATGAAACCGAAAGAGAAGATGATCAAAGGAAGGAAATAATCCCATCCAACATTAACAATCGACCGAAAAAAGGATTGTCTTGTTCCCGAAGTGTGAGGGAAAGAAGAGCTTGTATGGTTGGTAACAAGTTGATTAGAGAATTGGAAATTGTGGAAAAGAGAAGTAGTGTGGAACATCGATTGGACGTTGAAGAAGTTTTACATTACTACTCTCGTCTTACTTGCCCAGCTTATCGAGATATAGTTGATCAATTCTTGATCAATTTGTATGAAGACATCTCCGATGAACAAAACCCTAGCTCCGGCTAA
- the LOC124932150 gene encoding indole-3-pyruvate monooxygenase YUCCA2-like, which yields MEFIFNEIQGKIIHDHHQKPHFEYSTKMQYQPNNDEDGGGDKRVYVPGPLIIGAGPSGLATAACLKKKGIPSLILERSNCIASLWKLKTYDRLHLHLPKQYCELPFLHFPSNLPTYPTKQHFISYMEDYAASFGLEPAFGETVVEAEFEKGSGFWRVKTEEEKEYFSRWLIVATGENADELVPEIEGMDEFLGPVVHTSCYKSGECFEGNKVLVVGCGNSGMEVCLDLCNHRARPSLVVRDSVHVLPQEMLGTSTFGLSMCLLKWFPMKIVDKFLLLVSRIILGDTARLGLNRPKIGPLELKMVSGKTPVLDFGTLAKIRAGDIQVELI from the exons ATGGAATTCATATTTAATGAGATTCAAGGCAAGATAATTCATGATCATCATCAAAAACCTCACTTTGAATATTCCACCAAGATGCAATATCAGCCAAATAATGATGAAGATGGTGGCGGTGATAAGAGAGTATATGTTCCCGGCCCATTAATAATTGGGGCCGGCCCATCAGGCCTAGCCACAGCCGCATGTCTAAAGAAGAAAGGCATCCCAAGCTTGATTCTTGAAAGAAGCAATTGCATAGCTTCTTTATGGAAACTCAAAACTTATGAtcgtcttcatcttcatctcccTAAACAATATTGTGAGTTACCCTTTTTACATTTCCCTTCAAATCTTCCAACTTACCCTACAAAGCAACATTTCATTTCCTATATGGAAGATTACGCCGCTAGTTTTGGTCTCGAGCCCGCGTTTGGTGAAACCGTTGTCGAGGCGGAGTTCGAAAAGGGGAGCGGTTTTTGGCGGGTGAAGACTGAGGAGGAGAAGGAGTACTTTTCAAGGTGGTTGATTGTTGCGACGGGAGAGAATGCCGATGAATTGGTGCCGGAGATTGAAGGGATGGATGAGTTCTTGGGACCGGTGGTTCATACAAGTTGTTATAAGAGCGGAGAATGTTTTGAAGGGAACAAGGTTTTGGTTGTTGGATGTGGAAATTCGGGAATGGAAGTTTGTTTGGATCTTTGCAATCATCGGGCTCGACCGTCTCTTGTTGTTAGAGATTCG gTGCACGTCTTACCTCAAGAGATGCTTGGAACATCAACTTTTGGATTGTCCATGTGTTTGCTCAAGTGGTTTCCCATGAAGATTGTGGACAAGTTTTTGCTCTTAGTTTCGCGAATCATACTTGGTGATACAGCTCGTTTAGGTCTAAACCGGCCGAAGATTGGTCCGCTTGAACTCAAGATGGTTTCGGGAAAGACACCCGTCTTAGATTTTGGCACACTTGCCAAGATTAGAGCTGGGGACATCCAGGTagaattgatttga